A DNA window from Methylocystis heyeri contains the following coding sequences:
- a CDS encoding choice-of-anchor tandem repeat GloVer-containing protein → MNIRSAFRLPSHPSLAALLIAGATVPALAQTWPPAPLSEATIYSFAGSADGARPEFVTLLPDSKGALYGTTTFGGDGGGTVFKLTPPALGQSRWTKTTLYSFSITVPDAGYNPNSGLARDAGGALYGMTEMGGAKGIGVAFKLAPPVPPSTQWSYTKIHDFDQSTGSTPYGAPIFDGAGALIGSTVSGGAGGGGTIYKLTPPSSPGSQWTAATLYNFTGGADGGSPASTLMVDTGGAIYGTASGGGSGGNGVAFKLTAAGSNCTPISPSLWCETVLHAFNGNDGSHPDSGLVLDNASGVLYGTTPDGGANGKGAVYSLTPPISLSIQWVEETLYSFSGGQDGVNPHSPLALMGGSLYGATLYGGGTGCGSGCGVLFELVPPVAPALSWSENILYRFTGGSDGSWPEGGLIFNARGFGSGSAIYGVANYGGSGFGAVFTLQCARSAREVFGGAQHGACAQ, encoded by the coding sequence ATGAACATTCGCAGCGCTTTCAGACTACCGAGTCATCCGTCTCTGGCCGCCCTCCTTATTGCCGGCGCGACAGTGCCCGCGCTGGCCCAGACCTGGCCGCCGGCGCCGCTCAGCGAGGCGACGATCTACAGCTTCGCGGGGAGCGCCGACGGGGCTAGGCCGGAATTTGTCACGCTGCTGCCCGACAGCAAAGGCGCGCTCTATGGGACCACCACTTTCGGCGGCGACGGCGGCGGTACGGTGTTCAAGCTGACGCCGCCGGCGCTCGGACAAAGCCGGTGGACCAAGACCACACTCTACAGTTTCTCCATTACGGTCCCCGACGCCGGCTACAACCCCAACTCCGGGCTCGCGAGGGATGCTGGCGGCGCGCTCTACGGCATGACGGAGATGGGAGGCGCCAAGGGCATTGGCGTCGCCTTCAAGCTGGCCCCGCCGGTCCCGCCCTCGACCCAGTGGAGCTACACCAAGATTCACGACTTCGACCAGTCTACGGGGAGCACCCCTTACGGCGCCCCCATATTCGACGGCGCCGGGGCGCTGATCGGCTCCACCGTCTCCGGCGGGGCCGGTGGGGGCGGCACGATATACAAGCTCACCCCGCCGAGTTCTCCGGGCAGTCAATGGACCGCCGCGACGCTCTACAATTTCACCGGCGGCGCCGATGGCGGCAGTCCCGCTTCGACGCTCATGGTCGACACCGGCGGCGCGATCTACGGCACGGCTTCGGGCGGCGGCAGCGGCGGCAACGGGGTCGCCTTCAAGCTGACCGCGGCCGGCTCCAACTGCACGCCTATATCCCCCAGTCTCTGGTGCGAGACCGTGCTTCACGCCTTCAACGGCAACGACGGCTCGCATCCCGACAGCGGTCTCGTCCTGGATAACGCCTCCGGCGTCCTCTATGGGACGACCCCAGATGGAGGCGCGAATGGCAAGGGCGCCGTCTATTCGTTGACGCCCCCCATTTCCCTCTCGATCCAATGGGTGGAGGAGACGCTCTACAGCTTCTCGGGCGGCCAGGACGGCGTCAACCCACACTCTCCCCTGGCGCTCATGGGCGGCTCGCTCTATGGCGCGACCCTTTATGGCGGCGGAACCGGCTGCGGCAGCGGCTGCGGCGTTCTGTTCGAGCTCGTGCCGCCGGTCGCGCCCGCCCTGAGCTGGTCCGAGAACATCCTGTATCGCTTCACCGGCGGCTCCGACGGCTCCTGGCCGGAAGGCGGCCTGATATTCAATGCGCGCGGCTTCGGCTCCGGCTCCGCGATCTATGGCGTCGCCAACTACGGCGGCTCGGGCTTCGGCGCGGTCTTCACGCTCCAATGCGCCAGATCGGCAAGGGAAGTGTTCGGCGGCGCCCAGCACGGGGCCTGCGCGCAGTAG